A stretch of the Flavobacterium sp. 5 genome encodes the following:
- a CDS encoding AI-2E family transporter, which yields MEPVKLPFYVKFPCILLSVICLTYIFYIAKDIFTQVLMAFLFAVLLVPIFTFLNTKIKFPRYLAAITCVLLFAAFIIGILAFISYQVTDMANDFETIKKNANAFIIEVHKFIKGNFNVSIGEQKKYINTVTKDSVKNGTGTIGSAILSISDILLDSTIIPIYTFLFLLYKDHFILFLAKLIDKENHLVLKDILSQIKVSINKYIVGLILEMIIVSVLTSLGLWIIGIKYFILLGLITGILNLIPYIGILIAGIITVLASLTGSSETSIILGILIVNIIVQLIDNNILVPLIINSKVEINAFVSILGIIIGGTLAGISGMFLAIPLLAILKIIFDRIESLEPWGYLMGNDMPSKFIWRIRKIK from the coding sequence ATGGAACCTGTAAAATTACCATTCTATGTTAAATTCCCTTGCATACTTCTAAGTGTAATTTGTTTAACTTACATTTTTTATATAGCAAAAGATATCTTTACACAAGTCTTGATGGCATTTTTATTTGCTGTTTTATTGGTTCCTATATTTACCTTCTTGAACACCAAAATTAAATTTCCGAGATACCTTGCAGCTATAACCTGTGTTTTACTTTTTGCAGCGTTTATTATTGGAATTTTAGCTTTTATTTCTTACCAAGTTACTGATATGGCTAATGATTTTGAGACAATTAAAAAAAACGCAAATGCTTTTATAATTGAAGTGCATAAGTTTATAAAAGGCAATTTTAATGTAAGTATTGGAGAACAAAAAAAGTATATTAACACTGTAACTAAAGACTCTGTTAAAAATGGTACAGGTACTATTGGCTCTGCAATATTATCTATAAGTGATATACTCTTGGACAGCACTATCATTCCTATTTACACTTTTTTGTTTTTATTATATAAAGATCATTTTATTCTATTCCTTGCAAAGTTAATAGACAAAGAAAATCATTTGGTTTTAAAAGATATTTTGTCTCAAATAAAAGTTTCAATAAATAAATACATTGTAGGATTAATTCTCGAAATGATTATTGTTTCAGTTTTAACGAGCTTAGGACTTTGGATTATTGGTATAAAATACTTTATACTATTAGGGCTTATAACGGGGATTTTAAACCTAATTCCATATATAGGTATTTTGATTGCTGGAATAATAACCGTTTTAGCATCATTAACAGGTTCATCCGAAACATCAATAATATTAGGAATTTTGATTGTGAATATTATTGTTCAATTAATTGATAATAATATACTAGTGCCATTAATTATTAATTCCAAAGTAGAAATTAATGCATTTGTTTCAATATTGGGAATTATTATTGGAGGTACTTTAGCAGGTATTTCAGGTATGTTTTTGGCAATACCACTTTTGGCTATTCTAAAAATTATTTTTGATAGAATTGAATCTTTAGAACCTTGGGGTTATTTGATGGGAAATGATATGCCTAGTAAATTTATATGGAGAATTCGAAAAATAAAGTAA
- a CDS encoding alpha/beta hydrolase translates to MQYQEDILKNGFEQRIITQRDDYEGAVAATLIRKRGLTESTKAILCIHGFNDYFYQVVIAEEFLKKGYNFYALDLRKYGRSILRNQKPNNVRHLSEYYEDIDQALAVIKDEGNLKIVLYGHSTGGLIITLYAAVRKESTLFNVLICNSPFYDFNVPWIQKKTVIPILSFLGRLNPNLVLPIGFSKFYGKSLHKSDYGEWDYNLKWKPHSAPSINAGWVDAIHQGHLKIAKGVSIIKPILILHSMRSVYPSRWSEEMFEGDAILNVKDIIEKSKLIESLNKKVLGFKEAMHDLILSKKSVRNVVFETIFEWLDENLK, encoded by the coding sequence ATGCAATATCAGGAAGATATTTTGAAGAATGGTTTTGAACAAAGAATTATTACTCAGCGCGATGATTATGAAGGAGCTGTTGCAGCTACATTGATCAGAAAGCGAGGTTTAACAGAGTCTACCAAAGCCATTTTGTGTATTCATGGTTTTAATGATTATTTTTATCAAGTGGTAATTGCTGAAGAATTTTTAAAGAAAGGCTATAATTTTTATGCCTTGGATTTAAGAAAATATGGGAGATCTATTTTAAGAAATCAGAAACCCAATAATGTAAGACATTTGTCTGAGTATTATGAAGATATTGACCAAGCACTGGCTGTAATTAAAGATGAAGGCAATTTAAAAATAGTCCTTTATGGGCATTCAACAGGTGGTCTAATTATAACGCTATATGCTGCTGTTCGAAAAGAGAGTACTCTTTTTAATGTACTGATTTGTAATAGTCCTTTTTATGATTTTAATGTGCCTTGGATTCAAAAGAAAACTGTTATCCCTATACTTTCATTTTTAGGCAGATTAAATCCTAATTTGGTTTTGCCAATTGGTTTTTCAAAGTTTTACGGTAAAAGTTTGCATAAAAGTGATTATGGTGAGTGGGATTACAATTTGAAATGGAAACCTCATAGTGCCCCCTCTATAAATGCAGGATGGGTAGATGCAATTCATCAAGGTCATTTGAAAATTGCAAAAGGAGTCTCTATTATTAAACCAATTTTAATTTTGCATTCTATGCGTTCAGTTTATCCCTCAAGGTGGAGTGAAGAAATGTTTGAAGGGGATGCTATTTTAAATGTAAAAGATATTATCGAAAAATCAAAATTAATTGAATCGCTTAATAAAAAAGTTCTCGGTTTTAAAGAAGCTATGCACGATTTGATTTTATCAAAAAAATCAGTTAGAAATGTAGTTTTTGAAACTATTTTTGAATGGCTGGATGAAAATTTAAAATAG
- a CDS encoding PIG-L family deacetylase, with translation MRKLFLKSFLLFFLSVQITNAQKPQKPSSAEIYNQIQKLNFLGTVLYIAAHPDDENTRLISYMSNEIHARTGYLSLTRGDGGQNLIGPQLRELLGVIRTQELLEARKIDGGEQFFSRANDFGYSKNPEETLQIWDKEKVLADLVWVVRKFQPDVIINRFDHRSPGTTHGHHTSSAMLSMEGFDLANNPTAFPEQLTLEHPWQPKRVFFNTSWWFYGSKEKFEAANKTNLVAIQTGVYYPTIGKSNQEIAALSRSSHKSQGFGSTGSRGEDTEYLEYLKGEPLQNKASIFEGIDTSWNRVKDGKPIGELISTIANQYDFKNPSASIPNLVKAYSMIQSLNENHWKTIKSEEIKKIIANCSGLFLEAISNAQEVTPGSLLKLNLEAINRSPINMQLISVYTLPEQKTTVFNISLKNNSVQNNKLDLQLPQSINYTQPYWLKEKGTVGLYTVEDQKNIGIPDIIREVKVIFNVKINDIEIPFERTVVYKYNDDVKGEVYNFLDIVPEITTTIQDKVLLFPNTKPKYVGISIKSGKDDIKGNLKLDLPKEWKVSPQSIAFQLDKKGMEQTVYFEVTPPSQMSEIVAKSIATIDNIPYDKEQIIINYDHITKQQVLKTAEVKCIRFDLKTNPEKIAYIMGAGDEVPKSLIQMGYQVTVVKPEEITPEKLDSFDVVMTGVRAYNTIQALAYKQDILFDFVKGGKTMIVQYNTNSDLVTSKIAPYPLKISNDRVTEENAEVRFLNPNHPTLNYPNTITQNDFKGWKQEQGLYYPKEFDKAFTPILSSNDKGESPKDGALLVAPYGKGNYIYTGLSLFRELPEGVSGAYKLLSNLISIKSSVSIPNQKIKQ, from the coding sequence ATGCGAAAGCTATTTTTAAAATCCTTTTTGCTTTTTTTTCTTTCTGTACAAATAACAAACGCCCAAAAACCTCAAAAACCAAGTTCTGCAGAAATATACAATCAAATTCAGAAACTTAATTTTTTAGGAACTGTACTGTATATAGCCGCGCATCCTGACGATGAAAACACTCGTTTGATTTCTTATATGTCCAATGAAATTCATGCCCGAACAGGTTATTTATCTTTGACTCGCGGAGATGGTGGTCAAAATTTAATTGGACCCCAATTACGAGAATTATTAGGAGTCATTAGAACACAAGAACTTCTTGAAGCCAGGAAAATTGATGGAGGAGAACAATTTTTTTCTAGAGCTAATGATTTTGGATATTCTAAAAACCCTGAAGAAACATTACAAATTTGGGATAAAGAAAAAGTATTAGCCGACTTAGTTTGGGTCGTTAGAAAATTTCAACCTGATGTAATTATCAACCGATTTGATCATAGATCACCTGGCACTACTCATGGGCATCATACATCATCAGCTATGCTAAGTATGGAAGGATTTGATCTTGCTAATAATCCAACTGCTTTCCCTGAACAATTAACATTAGAACACCCTTGGCAACCAAAAAGAGTGTTTTTTAATACTTCTTGGTGGTTTTATGGTAGCAAAGAAAAATTTGAAGCAGCAAATAAAACTAATTTAGTAGCCATTCAAACAGGTGTTTATTACCCTACTATTGGAAAATCGAATCAAGAAATAGCTGCATTAAGTCGTAGTAGTCATAAATCTCAAGGTTTTGGAAGTACTGGATCACGTGGAGAAGATACTGAATATTTAGAGTATTTAAAAGGAGAGCCTTTACAAAATAAAGCATCTATTTTTGAAGGTATTGATACGAGTTGGAACCGAGTAAAAGATGGAAAACCTATTGGTGAATTAATTAGTACTATTGCTAATCAGTATGATTTTAAAAACCCTTCTGCAAGTATTCCAAATTTGGTAAAAGCCTATTCGATGATTCAGTCATTGAATGAAAATCACTGGAAAACGATTAAATCTGAAGAAATAAAAAAAATAATTGCAAATTGCTCTGGTTTGTTTTTGGAAGCTATTTCTAACGCTCAAGAAGTAACTCCTGGAAGTCTTTTAAAACTAAATTTGGAAGCTATTAACCGGAGCCCAATTAACATGCAATTAATTAGTGTTTATACTTTACCCGAACAAAAAACTACAGTTTTTAATATCAGTTTAAAAAACAACAGTGTTCAAAATAACAAACTCGATTTGCAGTTACCACAATCAATTAACTATACACAACCCTATTGGTTAAAAGAAAAAGGGACCGTTGGCTTATACACTGTTGAAGATCAAAAAAACATAGGAATCCCTGATATTATTAGAGAAGTCAAAGTAATTTTTAATGTAAAAATTAATGATATCGAAATCCCTTTTGAACGAACCGTTGTTTACAAATACAACGACGATGTAAAAGGTGAAGTTTATAATTTCTTAGATATTGTTCCTGAAATAACAACAACAATTCAAGATAAAGTATTACTTTTTCCAAATACAAAACCCAAATATGTTGGTATAAGTATAAAGTCTGGAAAAGATGATATTAAAGGGAATTTAAAACTAGATTTACCTAAAGAATGGAAAGTATCACCTCAATCTATTGCTTTTCAATTAGACAAAAAAGGAATGGAACAAACAGTATATTTTGAGGTTACTCCTCCATCACAAATGAGTGAAATTGTAGCCAAGAGTATTGCAACTATTGATAATATACCTTATGATAAAGAGCAAATTATTATTAATTATGATCATATTACAAAACAACAGGTTTTAAAAACAGCAGAAGTAAAATGTATTCGTTTTGATTTAAAAACAAATCCAGAAAAAATTGCTTACATCATGGGAGCTGGCGATGAAGTTCCTAAAAGTTTAATACAAATGGGGTATCAAGTAACTGTTGTTAAACCCGAAGAAATAACTCCAGAAAAACTGGATTCATTTGATGTAGTTATGACTGGTGTGCGTGCTTACAATACTATACAAGCATTAGCATACAAACAAGACATTTTGTTTGATTTTGTAAAAGGAGGCAAAACAATGATTGTACAATACAATACCAATAGCGATTTGGTTACGTCTAAAATTGCTCCTTACCCTCTAAAAATTTCAAATGATCGTGTAACTGAAGAAAATGCTGAAGTTCGTTTTCTAAACCCCAATCATCCTACTTTGAATTATCCTAATACGATTACTCAGAATGATTTTAAAGGTTGGAAACAAGAGCAAGGATTATATTACCCTAAAGAATTCGACAAAGCCTTCACTCCTATCCTATCATCAAATGATAAAGGGGAAAGTCCTAAAGATGGTGCTTTATTAGTTGCTCCTTATGGAAAAGGAAATTATATTTATACTGGACTAAGTCTTTTTAGAGAATTACCAGAAGGTGTTTCTGGAGCCTATAAATTGTTATCTAACTTAATCTCAATTAAATCTTCGGTAAGTATTCCTAATCAAAAAATAAAACAATAA
- a CDS encoding IS4 family transposase: MANFKDHKVSVKELLGFIPEALLSHLSTSTKVDHYSKVLHGKKVFYLLLYSIMDNEKLSQRTLEDTFNYSGFKSIFNLDESETIRRSSISERLSKIDASYFKEIFECMYDRFSESYNQLERGKYNLIRVDSTIVAEAAGKLKEGIDQKSGKKLIKYSVSFDGILPSGVEIFNAQRYSAEDNALPEAILNQVKKDTEHSNIYIIDRGIQSTRTMKDFDKKNIKFVIRSKENRKHQEIRSLILENQDLDIGENILIQDSIVNLYTGVPIKNKRGNTHHRQEKVDNQFRLVVVKNKQNPEKVFWFITNDFQLTAKEVADYYRKRWDIEVFFRFIKQELNFSHLVSLSKNGIEVMVYMTLIVAMLILIYKKANNIGYKTAKRRFVLELRELITAIMITLAGGDPSKVFKT; the protein is encoded by the coding sequence ATGGCAAATTTTAAAGACCACAAAGTATCCGTTAAAGAGTTATTAGGCTTCATTCCAGAGGCTCTCTTATCCCATCTTTCCACCAGTACTAAAGTAGATCATTATTCAAAAGTTCTTCATGGCAAAAAAGTATTTTATCTGCTTTTATATTCTATAATGGATAACGAAAAGCTCAGCCAACGAACATTGGAAGACACCTTTAACTATTCAGGTTTTAAATCTATATTTAACTTGGATGAATCAGAAACTATCCGAAGAAGTTCAATTTCAGAGAGACTCTCGAAGATTGATGCGAGTTATTTCAAAGAAATTTTTGAATGTATGTATGATCGTTTTTCTGAGAGTTACAATCAGTTAGAAAGAGGCAAGTATAATTTAATTCGGGTAGATAGTACCATTGTTGCAGAAGCTGCTGGAAAACTCAAAGAAGGTATTGATCAAAAAAGCGGTAAAAAACTTATAAAATATAGTGTTTCCTTTGACGGAATTCTTCCTTCTGGTGTTGAGATATTTAATGCTCAAAGATATTCAGCAGAAGATAATGCTCTTCCCGAAGCTATTTTAAATCAAGTAAAAAAAGATACTGAACATAGCAATATTTACATTATCGACAGAGGTATTCAATCCACCCGAACTATGAAAGACTTTGATAAAAAGAATATCAAATTTGTTATCAGGTCTAAGGAAAACCGAAAACATCAAGAAATACGGTCTTTGATTCTGGAAAATCAGGATTTAGATATTGGAGAAAATATCTTAATTCAAGACAGTATTGTCAACCTTTACACAGGTGTTCCAATAAAAAACAAGCGAGGGAACACACATCATCGCCAAGAAAAAGTCGATAATCAATTCAGGCTAGTGGTTGTGAAAAACAAACAAAATCCCGAAAAAGTTTTTTGGTTTATTACTAATGATTTTCAACTTACTGCTAAAGAAGTTGCTGATTATTACAGGAAAAGATGGGATATTGAAGTTTTTTTTAGATTTATCAAACAAGAACTCAATTTTAGTCATCTTGTTTCACTCAGCAAAAATGGAATAGAAGTAATGGTTTATATGACTTTAATTGTAGCAATGCTTATCCTTATATATAAAAAAGCAAATAATATTGGTTATAAAACCGCTAAAAGAAGATTTGTTTTGGAACTTAGAGAACTTATTACTGCAATAATGATAACGTTGGCAGG